A part of Girardinichthys multiradiatus isolate DD_20200921_A chromosome 12, DD_fGirMul_XY1, whole genome shotgun sequence genomic DNA contains:
- the LOC124878198 gene encoding centrosomal protein of 120 kDa isoform X2 — protein sequence MTAKSDQLLIVVSILEGRHFPKSPRLSLVVQASFDGEHLETDPVEHREQPQFSTELAWELDRKTLHQHRLQRTPIKLQCFTLDSISKKKENVGYIVLDLRSVQEVRQEPRWYQLLSSRYTKQKPALLVATILEIDSKAAEPSPEKFKAKKALPRQGSASVTDLLPDKLEAQLIQDQGYHQVGPADRCTDMFVLSVTVAFATKLEQLIPSTKKLSADDSGFFFYYSLLGNDITSEPFHNLLSPDFEPERASVRIRSSEQVLQAFLSQQPSLQIHLCCGNHALGSTDVSLSALAAAPVDLQDKAATVDGAFILQPPKRIKLPALPADLQPTVGVAVTLRREELAPQPSLGKKDPIRGPSLHVPPAVAPSAERRAQSSSPVQKPPDSSPPLPSPSSRTESEAESLLEELELHKKQAAADVEDPGPLPGQSESAAEGGASSISISAPKVSIPSSAHHYCFSLDLRSLGKLSLPHPIAATLRYSYQFFGSSGPIMTNPPVELQRNMEASLPQSYCAFDFAALPHQLQDTFLRVPLVVELWDRGSNSRDQLMGLASIQLHHLLSSEKTRLTGSALEPSWRQSHQDRIPVLHPQRPTERVAELSYVATLEDLGFIKAKEVLVSDSLQNERPAVPLSSSHPTTQKPSLQPTVPQGPAALTAPITTRDTLEYRTALELEMWKEEQEDLFDDQLRQKELRHMQALAEEWKKRDGEREALVKKKELEFNLLEEKLQKTLSDLEKREKQLAEAELQTQRLQRELKAEHNLTQKELQEDSRRLQRECDHRVALEREKVRLMEEERGRLLQQIADGESRYKQLEKEFQLYREQQNVRPEFRLQSEINLLTLEKVELERKLESTTKSKLHYKQQWGRALKELARFKQREQENAMARLKKQQAELEAMRLRYLATEEKEAVRQDRQELDDIRNELNRLKKQEEERFGPAPAEPDSAPSLNLNESAEEHLSRLLEERDTLLRTGVYTHEDRIIAELNRQIQEAMRDRKP from the exons ATGACTGCGAAGTCTGACCAACTCCTCATCGTTGTGTCCATTCTGGAAG GACGGCACTTTCCAAAGAGCCCCCGCCTCAGTCTGGTGGTCCAGGCGAGCTTTGATGGCGAACATTTGGAAACTGATCCAGTGGAGCACAGAGAGCAGCCACAGTTCAGCACCGAGCTGGCCTGGGAGCTGGACCGCAAGACGCTGCACCAACACAG GCTGCAGCGGACTCCCATCAAACTTCAGTGTTTCACTCTGGACTCCATCAGCAAGAAGAAGGAGAACGTCGGGTACATCGTTCTGGACCTCCGATCCGTTCAGGAGGTCCGACAG GAGCCTCGCTGGTATCAGCTGCTCAGCAGTAGATACACCAAACAGAAACCAGCTCTCCTCGTCGCCACGATCCTGGAAATCGACTCCAAGGCCGCCGAACCTTCTCCTGAAAAATTCAAAGCTAAGAAGGCCCTGCCTCGACAAG GTTCTGCTTCAGTAACCGATCTGCTCCCTGACAAGCTGGAGGCCCAACTGATCCAAGATCAGGGGTACCATCAGGTGGGTCCTGCAGACCGTTGCACCGACATGTTCGTCCTCTCCGTCACCGTGGCCTTCGCTACCAAACTAGAGCAG CTGATTCCCAGCACAAAGAAACTGTCAGCAGATGACTCTGGTTTCTTCTTCTACTACTCCTTACTGGGGAATGACATCACCAGCGAACCTTTCCACAACTTGCTGAGTCCAGACTTTGAGCCGGAGCGCGCCTCTGTGCGCATCCGCAGCAGCGAACAGGTCCTTCAGGCCTTTCTGTCACAGCAGCCCAGCTTACAG ATCCATCTGTGCTGTGGGAATCATGCTCTGGGCAGTACCGACGTTTCCCTCTCTGCCCTGGCTGCTGCTCCTGTTGATCTGCAGGACAAGGCTGCGACTGTTGACGGAGCGTTCATTCTGCAGCCTCCCAAACGCATCAAGCTGCCGGCTCTTCCTGCAGACCTGCAGCCAACAGTGGGAGTGGCCGTTACGCTGAGGAGGGAGGAGCTTGCACCTCAG CCATCTCTGGGGAAGAAAGATCCCATCAGAGGTCCATCTCTCCATGTCCCACCTGCTGTTGCTCCTTCAGCTGAACGGAGAGCTCAAAGCTCATCTCCAGTCCAGAAACCTCCTgattcttctcctcctcttccttctcCTTCCTCTCGTACAGAGAGCGAAGCAGAGAGTCTTCTGGAGGAGCTTGAGCTCCACAAGAAGCAGGCAGCAG CAGATGTTGAAGATCCTGGACCTCTGCCGGGTCAATCTGAATCTGCAGCAGAAGGTGGAGCATCATCAATCAGCATCTCTGCTCCCAAAGTGTCCATTCCCTCCTCCGCCCATCACTACTGCTTCTCTCTGGACCTCCGCAGCCTGGGAAAGCTCAGCTTACCTCATCCCATCGCTGCTACGCTCAG GTACTCGTACCAGTTCTTTGGCAGTTCAGGTCCCATCATGACCAACCCtcctgtggagctgcagaggAACATGGAGGCATCTCTGCCCCAGTCCTACTGCGCCTTTGACTTCGCCGCGCTGCCTCATCAGCTGCAGGACACCTTCCTCAG AGTTCCTCTGGTTGTGGAGCTGTGGGATCGAGGCTCCAACAGCAGAGACCAGCTGATGGGATTAGCCTCCATCCAGCTGCATCACCTGCTCAGCTCTGAGAAGACCAGATTGACTGGATCAGCATTAGAGCCCAGCTGGAGACAGAGCCACCAGGACCGGATCCCTGTGCTCCACCCACAGCG TCCCACAGAGAGAGTGGCTGAACTGAGCTACGTGGCGACGCTGGAGGACCTCGGCTTCATTAAAGCCAAAGAGGTCCTGGTGTCGGACTCCTTGCAG AATGAACGTCCAGCCGTCCCTCTCTCGTCTTCTCACCCAACGACACAGAAACCTTCCCTTCAGCCCACGGTCCCTCAGGGGCCCGCAGCCCTAACAGCCCCCATCACTACCAGAGACACCCTGGAATATCGAACGGCCCTGGAGCTGGAAATGTggaaggaggagcaggaggatcTGTTCGATGATCAG ctgaggcagaaggagCTGAGACACATGCAGGCGTTGGCAGAGGAGTGGAAGAAGAGGGACGGAGAGAGGGAAGCTCTGGTCAAGAAGAAG GAGCTGGAGTTCAACCTTCTGGAGGAGAAGCTTCAGAAGACGTTGTCAGATCTGGAGAAGAGGGAGAAGCAGCTGGCTGAAGCTGAGCTGCAG ACTCAGCGGCTGCAGAGGGAGCTGAAGGCAGAGCACAACCTCACCcagaaggagctgcaggaggacaGCAGGAGGCTGCAGAGGGAGTGTGACCACCGGGTGGCGCtggagagagagaaagtcagGCTGATGGAGGAAGAACGAGGCAGACTGCTGCAGCAG ATCGCAGATGGAGAGTCTCGCTACAAACAGCTGGAGAAAGAGTTTCAGCTCTACAGAGAACAGCAGAACGTCCGGCCTGAGTTCAGACTGCAGTCGGAGATCAACCTGCTGACCTTAGAGAAG GTGGAACttgagaggaagctggagtccACCACCAAGTCCAAGCTTCACTACAAGCAGCAGTGGGGGCGCGCCTTAAAGGAGCTCGCTCGCTTCAAGCAG AGGGAGCAGGAGAACGCCATGGCTCGTCTAAAGAAGCAGCAGGCGGAGCTGGAGGCCATGAGGCTGCGTTACCTAGCAACGGAGGAGAAGGAGGCGGTGCGGCAGGACCGACAGGAGCTGGATGACATCAGGAACGAACTGAACAG GTTGAaaaagcaggaagaagagcgATTTGGCCCCGCCCCTGCAGAGCCAGACTCCGCCCCCAGCCTGAACCTAAACGAGAGCGCTGAGGAACATCTGAGCCGCCTGCTGGAGGAGCGAGACACGCTGCTGAGGACCGGAGTTTACACGCATGAAGACCGGATCATTGCTGAGCTCAACAGACAGATACAGGAAGCCATGAGGGACAGAAAGCCCTGA
- the LOC124878198 gene encoding centrosomal protein of 120 kDa isoform X1: MTAKSDQLLIVVSILEGRHFPKSPRLSLVVQASFDGEHLETDPVEHREQPQFSTELAWELDRKTLHQHRLQRTPIKLQCFTLDSISKKKENVGYIVLDLRSVQEVRQEPRWYQLLSSRYTKQKPALLVATILEIDSKAAEPSPEKFKAKKALPRQGSASVTDLLPDKLEAQLIQDQGYHQVGPADRCTDMFVLSVTVAFATKLEQLIPSTKKLSADDSGFFFYYSLLGNDITSEPFHNLLSPDFEPERASVRIRSSEQVLQAFLSQQPSLQIHLCCGNHALGSTDVSLSALAAAPVDLQDKAATVDGAFILQPPKRIKLPALPADLQPTVGVAVTLRREELAPQPSLGKKDPIRGPSLHVPPAVAPSAERRAQSSSPVQKPPDSSPPLPSPSSRTESEAESLLEELELHKKQAAAADVEDPGPLPGQSESAAEGGASSISISAPKVSIPSSAHHYCFSLDLRSLGKLSLPHPIAATLRYSYQFFGSSGPIMTNPPVELQRNMEASLPQSYCAFDFAALPHQLQDTFLRVPLVVELWDRGSNSRDQLMGLASIQLHHLLSSEKTRLTGSALEPSWRQSHQDRIPVLHPQRPTERVAELSYVATLEDLGFIKAKEVLVSDSLQNERPAVPLSSSHPTTQKPSLQPTVPQGPAALTAPITTRDTLEYRTALELEMWKEEQEDLFDDQLRQKELRHMQALAEEWKKRDGEREALVKKKELEFNLLEEKLQKTLSDLEKREKQLAEAELQTQRLQRELKAEHNLTQKELQEDSRRLQRECDHRVALEREKVRLMEEERGRLLQQIADGESRYKQLEKEFQLYREQQNVRPEFRLQSEINLLTLEKVELERKLESTTKSKLHYKQQWGRALKELARFKQREQENAMARLKKQQAELEAMRLRYLATEEKEAVRQDRQELDDIRNELNRLKKQEEERFGPAPAEPDSAPSLNLNESAEEHLSRLLEERDTLLRTGVYTHEDRIIAELNRQIQEAMRDRKP; this comes from the exons ATGACTGCGAAGTCTGACCAACTCCTCATCGTTGTGTCCATTCTGGAAG GACGGCACTTTCCAAAGAGCCCCCGCCTCAGTCTGGTGGTCCAGGCGAGCTTTGATGGCGAACATTTGGAAACTGATCCAGTGGAGCACAGAGAGCAGCCACAGTTCAGCACCGAGCTGGCCTGGGAGCTGGACCGCAAGACGCTGCACCAACACAG GCTGCAGCGGACTCCCATCAAACTTCAGTGTTTCACTCTGGACTCCATCAGCAAGAAGAAGGAGAACGTCGGGTACATCGTTCTGGACCTCCGATCCGTTCAGGAGGTCCGACAG GAGCCTCGCTGGTATCAGCTGCTCAGCAGTAGATACACCAAACAGAAACCAGCTCTCCTCGTCGCCACGATCCTGGAAATCGACTCCAAGGCCGCCGAACCTTCTCCTGAAAAATTCAAAGCTAAGAAGGCCCTGCCTCGACAAG GTTCTGCTTCAGTAACCGATCTGCTCCCTGACAAGCTGGAGGCCCAACTGATCCAAGATCAGGGGTACCATCAGGTGGGTCCTGCAGACCGTTGCACCGACATGTTCGTCCTCTCCGTCACCGTGGCCTTCGCTACCAAACTAGAGCAG CTGATTCCCAGCACAAAGAAACTGTCAGCAGATGACTCTGGTTTCTTCTTCTACTACTCCTTACTGGGGAATGACATCACCAGCGAACCTTTCCACAACTTGCTGAGTCCAGACTTTGAGCCGGAGCGCGCCTCTGTGCGCATCCGCAGCAGCGAACAGGTCCTTCAGGCCTTTCTGTCACAGCAGCCCAGCTTACAG ATCCATCTGTGCTGTGGGAATCATGCTCTGGGCAGTACCGACGTTTCCCTCTCTGCCCTGGCTGCTGCTCCTGTTGATCTGCAGGACAAGGCTGCGACTGTTGACGGAGCGTTCATTCTGCAGCCTCCCAAACGCATCAAGCTGCCGGCTCTTCCTGCAGACCTGCAGCCAACAGTGGGAGTGGCCGTTACGCTGAGGAGGGAGGAGCTTGCACCTCAG CCATCTCTGGGGAAGAAAGATCCCATCAGAGGTCCATCTCTCCATGTCCCACCTGCTGTTGCTCCTTCAGCTGAACGGAGAGCTCAAAGCTCATCTCCAGTCCAGAAACCTCCTgattcttctcctcctcttccttctcCTTCCTCTCGTACAGAGAGCGAAGCAGAGAGTCTTCTGGAGGAGCTTGAGCTCCACAAGAAGCAGGCAGCAG CAGCAGATGTTGAAGATCCTGGACCTCTGCCGGGTCAATCTGAATCTGCAGCAGAAGGTGGAGCATCATCAATCAGCATCTCTGCTCCCAAAGTGTCCATTCCCTCCTCCGCCCATCACTACTGCTTCTCTCTGGACCTCCGCAGCCTGGGAAAGCTCAGCTTACCTCATCCCATCGCTGCTACGCTCAG GTACTCGTACCAGTTCTTTGGCAGTTCAGGTCCCATCATGACCAACCCtcctgtggagctgcagaggAACATGGAGGCATCTCTGCCCCAGTCCTACTGCGCCTTTGACTTCGCCGCGCTGCCTCATCAGCTGCAGGACACCTTCCTCAG AGTTCCTCTGGTTGTGGAGCTGTGGGATCGAGGCTCCAACAGCAGAGACCAGCTGATGGGATTAGCCTCCATCCAGCTGCATCACCTGCTCAGCTCTGAGAAGACCAGATTGACTGGATCAGCATTAGAGCCCAGCTGGAGACAGAGCCACCAGGACCGGATCCCTGTGCTCCACCCACAGCG TCCCACAGAGAGAGTGGCTGAACTGAGCTACGTGGCGACGCTGGAGGACCTCGGCTTCATTAAAGCCAAAGAGGTCCTGGTGTCGGACTCCTTGCAG AATGAACGTCCAGCCGTCCCTCTCTCGTCTTCTCACCCAACGACACAGAAACCTTCCCTTCAGCCCACGGTCCCTCAGGGGCCCGCAGCCCTAACAGCCCCCATCACTACCAGAGACACCCTGGAATATCGAACGGCCCTGGAGCTGGAAATGTggaaggaggagcaggaggatcTGTTCGATGATCAG ctgaggcagaaggagCTGAGACACATGCAGGCGTTGGCAGAGGAGTGGAAGAAGAGGGACGGAGAGAGGGAAGCTCTGGTCAAGAAGAAG GAGCTGGAGTTCAACCTTCTGGAGGAGAAGCTTCAGAAGACGTTGTCAGATCTGGAGAAGAGGGAGAAGCAGCTGGCTGAAGCTGAGCTGCAG ACTCAGCGGCTGCAGAGGGAGCTGAAGGCAGAGCACAACCTCACCcagaaggagctgcaggaggacaGCAGGAGGCTGCAGAGGGAGTGTGACCACCGGGTGGCGCtggagagagagaaagtcagGCTGATGGAGGAAGAACGAGGCAGACTGCTGCAGCAG ATCGCAGATGGAGAGTCTCGCTACAAACAGCTGGAGAAAGAGTTTCAGCTCTACAGAGAACAGCAGAACGTCCGGCCTGAGTTCAGACTGCAGTCGGAGATCAACCTGCTGACCTTAGAGAAG GTGGAACttgagaggaagctggagtccACCACCAAGTCCAAGCTTCACTACAAGCAGCAGTGGGGGCGCGCCTTAAAGGAGCTCGCTCGCTTCAAGCAG AGGGAGCAGGAGAACGCCATGGCTCGTCTAAAGAAGCAGCAGGCGGAGCTGGAGGCCATGAGGCTGCGTTACCTAGCAACGGAGGAGAAGGAGGCGGTGCGGCAGGACCGACAGGAGCTGGATGACATCAGGAACGAACTGAACAG GTTGAaaaagcaggaagaagagcgATTTGGCCCCGCCCCTGCAGAGCCAGACTCCGCCCCCAGCCTGAACCTAAACGAGAGCGCTGAGGAACATCTGAGCCGCCTGCTGGAGGAGCGAGACACGCTGCTGAGGACCGGAGTTTACACGCATGAAGACCGGATCATTGCTGAGCTCAACAGACAGATACAGGAAGCCATGAGGGACAGAAAGCCCTGA